A window from Staphylococcus succinus encodes these proteins:
- the folD gene encoding bifunctional methylenetetrahydrofolate dehydrogenase/methenyltetrahydrofolate cyclohydrolase FolD — translation MVAKILDGKQIAKDYRQGLKDQVEALQSKGYTPKLSVILVGNNGASQSYVNSKKKAAEKIGMISEIVHLDETTSEEEVLNELKRLNEDESVSGILVQVPLPKQVSEQKVLEAINPAKDVDGFHPENIGKLYIDQQTFVPCTPLGIMELLNHADIELEGKDAVIIGRSHIVGQPVSKLLLQKNASVTILHSRSKDMHSHLKNADIIVSAVGRPGLVTKNDVKEGAIVIDVGNTPDENGKLKGDIEYDEVKEVAGAITPVPGGVGPMTITMVLNNTLIAEKLRRGIE, via the coding sequence ATGGTCGCAAAAATTTTAGACGGAAAACAAATCGCAAAAGATTACAGACAGGGTCTTAAAGATCAAGTTGAAGCTTTACAATCAAAAGGATATACACCTAAACTATCAGTTATTCTTGTTGGGAATAATGGTGCAAGTCAAAGTTATGTAAATTCTAAGAAGAAAGCTGCAGAAAAAATTGGCATGATTTCTGAAATTGTTCATTTAGATGAAACAACATCTGAAGAAGAAGTTCTTAATGAACTTAAACGTTTAAATGAAGATGAAAGTGTAAGTGGTATTCTTGTACAAGTACCTTTACCTAAACAAGTAAGTGAACAAAAAGTTTTAGAAGCTATTAATCCTGCTAAAGACGTTGATGGTTTCCACCCTGAAAATATTGGTAAACTTTATATTGATCAACAAACATTTGTACCATGTACACCACTAGGCATTATGGAATTATTAAACCATGCTGATATCGAATTAGAAGGAAAAGATGCAGTGATTATTGGACGTAGCCATATCGTTGGTCAACCAGTGTCTAAATTATTACTACAAAAAAATGCATCAGTTACAATCCTTCACTCAAGATCTAAAGATATGCACAGTCATTTAAAAAATGCTGATATTATCGTAAGTGCTGTAGGTCGTCCAGGATTAGTTACAAAAAATGATGTCAAAGAAGGTGCCATTGTCATTGATGTGGGTAATACTCCTGATGAAAATGGCAAGTTAAAAGGTGATATTGAATACGATGAAGTTAAAGAAGTTGCAGGTGCAATCACACCAGTTCCAGGTGGCGTTGGCCCAATGACAATAACTATGGTATTAAATAATACACTAATTGCTGAAAAATTACGCAGAGGCATCGAATAA
- a CDS encoding DUF5011 domain-containing protein, which yields MNKLLQSLSALGVSATLVTPNLSAEATDNSIPELKGIKDTVIEKGDDYNLLNGVSAFDKEDGDLTDKITIAGNIDTNKPGQYKVEYKVEDSSGAIDKSIRYIEVK from the coding sequence ATGAACAAATTATTACAATCATTATCAGCTTTAGGTGTATCTGCAACGCTTGTAACACCTAACCTAAGTGCAGAAGCAACTGATAATTCGATTCCAGAACTTAAAGGCATAAAAGATACAGTCATTGAAAAAGGTGATGATTATAATTTACTTAATGGCGTGAGTGCCTTTGATAAAGAAGATGGCGATTTAACAGATAAAATTACTATAGCTGGAAATATTGATACAAATAAACCTGGTCAATATAAAGTTGAATATAAAGTAGAAGATTCAAGTGGTGCAATTGATAAATCCATACGTTATATAGAAGTAAAATAA